The following coding sequences lie in one Anguilla rostrata isolate EN2019 chromosome 8, ASM1855537v3, whole genome shotgun sequence genomic window:
- the LOC135261010 gene encoding immunoglobulin kappa light chain-like isoform X1: MFLGSGIILFSVVIVADALSLVQKTISVTATVGDTAVLTCEATGLSSSDYVHWYQKKEGEPFKRVLYIDFGGRKVHDSTHAQKNSFSVEKSNPPYDLRIDSVEMAHAATYYCASWQQWDDDFKIFGTGTKLIVTEETKPLKAPTVIAYPPSKPQNGKTTLLCVAMDMFPDIARFKWKEGDNDVASANQKVLEQKMESGTASMLIIDEINAESKHTCTVEHEGTTKTIQKEIPAGPIIEVDPGANSRVETEVTVCNGTQPKQIDLHRISDESFGLSRSLYLASLTYTLMILKSVGYFGVACLIMFKRSTNRPVKRI; this comes from the exons ATGTTCTTGGGCTCTGGGATCATTCTTTTCTCAGTTGTTATAG TGGCTGATGCACTAAGTTTGGTACAGAAGACTATATCTGTGACAGCAACTGTGGGCGATACTGCTGTCCTCACCTGCGAAGCCACTGGGCTGAGCTCGAGTGACTATGTCCATTGGTACCAGAAGAAAGAAGGGGAACCTTTCAAAAGAGTGCTCTACATTGACTTTGGTGGTCGTAAAGTACATGATTCCactcatgcacaaaaaaattctTTCTCTGTTGAAAAATCTAACCCTCCTTATGATCTGAGGATTGACTCTGTAGAAATGGCCCATGCCGCCACCTACTACTGTGCCAGCTGG CAGCAGTGGGATGATGATTTTAAGATTTTTGGAACTGGTACAAAACTCATTGTAACag AGGAGACCAAGCCGTTGAAAGCCCCGACAGTGATCGCTTACCCACCGTCTAAGCCGCAAAATGGAAAGACAACTTTGCTATGTGTCGCCATGGACATGTTTCCCGACATTGCCAGATTCAAGTGGAAAGAAGGAGACAATGACGTTGCCAGCGCGAATCAAAAGGTTCTGGAGCAGAAAATGGAGAGTGGTACCGCCAGTATGTTGATAATCGATGAAATTAATGCTGAGTCGAAACACACGTGTACGGTGGAACACGAAGGAACCACAAAGACAATACAGAAAGAAATACCAGcag GTCCCATCATAGAAGTAGACCCTGGAGCTAACTCAAGGGTGGAGACGGAGGTGACAGTTTGCAATGGTACACAACCGAAGCAGATAGACCTACACCGGATCTCTGATG AATCTTTTGGGCTCTCGAGGAGTCTGTATCTGGCGAGCCTCACCTACACCTTGATGATTCTGAAGAGCGTTGGGTACTTCGGTGTTGCGTGCCTCATTATGTTCAAGAGGTCCACCAACCGGCCCGTAAAAAGAATCTAA
- the LOC135261010 gene encoding immunoglobulin kappa light chain-like isoform X3, whose amino-acid sequence MFLGSGIILFSVVIVADALSLVQKTISVTATVGDTAVLTCEATGLSSSDYVHWYQKKEGEPFKRVLYIDFGGRKVHDSTHAQKNSFSVEKSNPPYDLRIDSVEMAHAATYYCASWWDDDFKIFGTGTKLIVTEETKPLKAPTVIAYPPSKPQNGKTTLLCVAMDMFPDIARFKWKEGDNDVASANQKVLEQKMESGTASMLIIDEINAESKHTCTVEHEGTTKTIQKEIPAGPIIEVDPGANSRVETEVTVCNGTQPKQIDLHRISDESFGLSRSLYLASLTYTLMILKSVGYFGVACLIMFKRSTNRPVKRI is encoded by the exons ATGTTCTTGGGCTCTGGGATCATTCTTTTCTCAGTTGTTATAG TGGCTGATGCACTAAGTTTGGTACAGAAGACTATATCTGTGACAGCAACTGTGGGCGATACTGCTGTCCTCACCTGCGAAGCCACTGGGCTGAGCTCGAGTGACTATGTCCATTGGTACCAGAAGAAAGAAGGGGAACCTTTCAAAAGAGTGCTCTACATTGACTTTGGTGGTCGTAAAGTACATGATTCCactcatgcacaaaaaaattctTTCTCTGTTGAAAAATCTAACCCTCCTTATGATCTGAGGATTGACTCTGTAGAAATGGCCCATGCCGCCACCTACTACTGTGCCAGCTGG TGGGATGATGATTTTAAGATTTTTGGAACTGGTACAAAACTCATTGTAACag AGGAGACCAAGCCGTTGAAAGCCCCGACAGTGATCGCTTACCCACCGTCTAAGCCGCAAAATGGAAAGACAACTTTGCTATGTGTCGCCATGGACATGTTTCCCGACATTGCCAGATTCAAGTGGAAAGAAGGAGACAATGACGTTGCCAGCGCGAATCAAAAGGTTCTGGAGCAGAAAATGGAGAGTGGTACCGCCAGTATGTTGATAATCGATGAAATTAATGCTGAGTCGAAACACACGTGTACGGTGGAACACGAAGGAACCACAAAGACAATACAGAAAGAAATACCAGcag GTCCCATCATAGAAGTAGACCCTGGAGCTAACTCAAGGGTGGAGACGGAGGTGACAGTTTGCAATGGTACACAACCGAAGCAGATAGACCTACACCGGATCTCTGATG AATCTTTTGGGCTCTCGAGGAGTCTGTATCTGGCGAGCCTCACCTACACCTTGATGATTCTGAAGAGCGTTGGGTACTTCGGTGTTGCGTGCCTCATTATGTTCAAGAGGTCCACCAACCGGCCCGTAAAAAGAATCTAA
- the LOC135261010 gene encoding immunoglobulin kappa light chain-like isoform X2: MFLGSGIILFSVVIVADALSLVQKTISVTATVGDTAVLTCEATGLSSSDYVHWYQKKEGEPFKRVLYIDFGGRKVHDSTHAQKNSFSVEKSNPPYDLRIDSVEMAHAATYYCASWQWDDDFKIFGTGTKLIVTEETKPLKAPTVIAYPPSKPQNGKTTLLCVAMDMFPDIARFKWKEGDNDVASANQKVLEQKMESGTASMLIIDEINAESKHTCTVEHEGTTKTIQKEIPAGPIIEVDPGANSRVETEVTVCNGTQPKQIDLHRISDESFGLSRSLYLASLTYTLMILKSVGYFGVACLIMFKRSTNRPVKRI, from the exons ATGTTCTTGGGCTCTGGGATCATTCTTTTCTCAGTTGTTATAG TGGCTGATGCACTAAGTTTGGTACAGAAGACTATATCTGTGACAGCAACTGTGGGCGATACTGCTGTCCTCACCTGCGAAGCCACTGGGCTGAGCTCGAGTGACTATGTCCATTGGTACCAGAAGAAAGAAGGGGAACCTTTCAAAAGAGTGCTCTACATTGACTTTGGTGGTCGTAAAGTACATGATTCCactcatgcacaaaaaaattctTTCTCTGTTGAAAAATCTAACCCTCCTTATGATCTGAGGATTGACTCTGTAGAAATGGCCCATGCCGCCACCTACTACTGTGCCAGCTGG CAGTGGGATGATGATTTTAAGATTTTTGGAACTGGTACAAAACTCATTGTAACag AGGAGACCAAGCCGTTGAAAGCCCCGACAGTGATCGCTTACCCACCGTCTAAGCCGCAAAATGGAAAGACAACTTTGCTATGTGTCGCCATGGACATGTTTCCCGACATTGCCAGATTCAAGTGGAAAGAAGGAGACAATGACGTTGCCAGCGCGAATCAAAAGGTTCTGGAGCAGAAAATGGAGAGTGGTACCGCCAGTATGTTGATAATCGATGAAATTAATGCTGAGTCGAAACACACGTGTACGGTGGAACACGAAGGAACCACAAAGACAATACAGAAAGAAATACCAGcag GTCCCATCATAGAAGTAGACCCTGGAGCTAACTCAAGGGTGGAGACGGAGGTGACAGTTTGCAATGGTACACAACCGAAGCAGATAGACCTACACCGGATCTCTGATG AATCTTTTGGGCTCTCGAGGAGTCTGTATCTGGCGAGCCTCACCTACACCTTGATGATTCTGAAGAGCGTTGGGTACTTCGGTGTTGCGTGCCTCATTATGTTCAAGAGGTCCACCAACCGGCCCGTAAAAAGAATCTAA
- the LOC135261010 gene encoding immunoglobulin kappa light chain-like isoform X4 — MFLGSGIILFSVVIVADALSLVQKTISVTATVGDTAVLTCEATGLSSSDYVHWYQKKEGEPFKRVLYIDFGGRKVHDSTHAQKNSFSVEKSNPPYDLRIDSVEMAHAATYYCASWCDAGYAYKLFASGTKLIVLSTKETKPLKAPTVIAYPPSKPQNGKTTLLCVAMDMFPDIARFKWKEGDNDVASANQKVLEQKMESGTASMLIIDEINAESKHTCTVEHEGTTKTIQKEIPAGPIIEVDPGANSRVETEVTVCNGTQPKQIDLHRISDESFGLSRSLYLASLTYTLMILKSVGYFGVACLIMFKRSTNRPVKRI, encoded by the exons ATGTTCTTGGGCTCTGGGATCATTCTTTTCTCAGTTGTTATAG TGGCTGATGCACTAAGTTTGGTACAGAAGACTATATCTGTGACAGCAACTGTGGGCGATACTGCTGTCCTCACCTGCGAAGCCACTGGGCTGAGCTCGAGTGACTATGTCCATTGGTACCAGAAGAAAGAAGGGGAACCTTTCAAAAGAGTGCTCTACATTGACTTTGGTGGTCGTAAAGTACATGATTCCactcatgcacaaaaaaattctTTCTCTGTTGAAAAATCTAACCCTCCTTATGATCTGAGGATTGACTCTGTAGAAATGGCCCATGCCGCCACCTACTACTGTGCCAGCTGG TGTGATGCAGGCTACGCGTATAAACTTTTTGCATCTGGAACAAAACTCATTGTTTTGTCAACAA AGGAGACCAAGCCGTTGAAAGCCCCGACAGTGATCGCTTACCCACCGTCTAAGCCGCAAAATGGAAAGACAACTTTGCTATGTGTCGCCATGGACATGTTTCCCGACATTGCCAGATTCAAGTGGAAAGAAGGAGACAATGACGTTGCCAGCGCGAATCAAAAGGTTCTGGAGCAGAAAATGGAGAGTGGTACCGCCAGTATGTTGATAATCGATGAAATTAATGCTGAGTCGAAACACACGTGTACGGTGGAACACGAAGGAACCACAAAGACAATACAGAAAGAAATACCAGcag GTCCCATCATAGAAGTAGACCCTGGAGCTAACTCAAGGGTGGAGACGGAGGTGACAGTTTGCAATGGTACACAACCGAAGCAGATAGACCTACACCGGATCTCTGATG AATCTTTTGGGCTCTCGAGGAGTCTGTATCTGGCGAGCCTCACCTACACCTTGATGATTCTGAAGAGCGTTGGGTACTTCGGTGTTGCGTGCCTCATTATGTTCAAGAGGTCCACCAACCGGCCCGTAAAAAGAATCTAA